In the Leguminivora glycinivorella isolate SPB_JAAS2020 chromosome 14, LegGlyc_1.1, whole genome shotgun sequence genome, one interval contains:
- the LOC125233141 gene encoding uncharacterized protein LOC125233141 isoform X1, with product MPKCFLCFKICDCIKELFKHFSLMHGTHNFSLYPCVEDGCNRTFHLKNTYKKHITRDHINMQSDTCNASTDQISNIVIPCSSERHRPSNIANPHSNNYTLPMFLSSLYANPLIPKTAVQDVVDGMNMYLCDTLSSNLENIFREVTTSPEQDKKIMSLKQKVLSAVQSPIKSLDTEYKRLEYLKGEGTYIPPKEIVIGQTMCSVKKRGVVTYAPMECKEQLIPLRLVLQKYFSLDNVMAETLDYVNNLLLDNSLIRNIIQGSSWAKVKAKYKDRLVFPLFLFFDDYESGNVLGSHSGIHKLGAVYVSVGCIPPYRASTLTNIFLALLFHSSDRTTFGNNVIFHPLIEELNFLSELGVDIDVPCFHGKLYFSLALIIGDNLGIHSILGFNETFSSNHPCRICNVSKEELKTQCFENEQILRNAENYNEQLLKKCPASTGLKEKCVWLTVNDFSLFDNVGVDIMHDILEGVAKYVMSFLLIKYIRDLKYFSLHVLNSRINHFDYGPDAGSKPCLLTMEHILKGNIRLSASEMLTFLRYFGLLIGDFVPSDDCYWIIYITLRKILDLIMSYKIDKGTCDLLKVLISELNELYISLSGEKLKPKFHFMVHYPSMLLKFGPLVNFWSMRYEAKHRVSKIAARASFNRRNITLTLANKHQLQLNNMFLKGTLDALFSVGPSKQITVQKRKEVILQLHFNENISLSSVKWVKVKGTHYTPGAILVQNVGDLGDFTFAMIKNIFIYNNDRIIFECVLVTTIDFDFHLHCFEVEIPETESNIFVFQDSLLSYIPNHINLASNGKRYVTQRGHL from the coding sequence ATGCCTAAGTGTTTTTTATGCTTCAAGATTTGTGATTGTATAAAAGaattatttaaacatttttcCTTAATGCATGGAACACATAATTTTTCATTATATCCTTGTGTAGAAGATGGCTGTAATCGAacttttcacttaaaaaatacttataagaAACATATAACACGCGATCATATTAATATGCAGAGTGATACTTGTAATGCTTCTACTGACCAAATATCAAATATTGTTATCCCTTGCTCGTCAGAAAGACATCGGCCTTCTAATATTGCAAATCcacattcaaataattatacatTGCCAATGTTTTTATCATCGCTGTATGCAAACCCATTAATACCTAAAACGGCAGTTCAAGATGTAGTAGATGGAATGAACATGTACTTATGCGATACTTTATCCagtaatttagaaaatatttttagagaAGTAACAACATCCCCAGaacaagataaaaaaattatgtcTTTGAAACAGAAGGTTTTGTCTGCTGTTCAATCTCCTATTAAGTCACTCGATACTGAATATAAACGTCTGGAATATTTAAAAGGAGAAGGAACTTACATACCCCCGAAAGAAATAGTTATCGGGCAAACAATGTGTAGTGTTAAAAAGCGTGGTGTAGTAACATATGCCCCAATGGAATGTAAAGAGCAATTGATTCCTCTTAGACTTGttttgcaaaaatatttttcactcgACAATGTTATGGCAGAAACTCTCGATTACGTTAACAATTTATTACTAGACAATAGCCTTATTAGAAACATTATACAGGGGAGCTCTTGGGCAAAAGTTAAAGCGAAATACAAGGATAGGTTAGTATTTCCATTGTTCCTATTTTTTGATGATTACGAAAGCGGGAATGTTCTTGGTAGTCATTCGGGTATCCATAAATTAGGAGCTGTGTATGTATCTGTTGGTTGTATTCCTCCATATCGCGCTTCTACTTTAACAAATATCTTTCTAGCTCTTTTATTTCATTCATCTGATAGAACAACCTTTGGAAACAATGTAATATTTCATCCATTAATAGAAGAACTAAATTTTTTATCTGAACTCGGAGTTGATATAGATGTACCGTGTTTTCATGGTAAGCTTTACTTTTCTTTAGCTCTAATAATTGGCGACAACCTGGGGATTCATTCCATCCTAGgatttaatgaaacattttCATCTAATCACCCTTGTCGAATTTGTAATGTCTCCAAAGAGGAATTGAAAACACAATGTTTCGAAAATGAACAAATATTGCGAAATGCTGAAAACTACAACGAACAATTGCTGAAAAAATGCCCTGCTAGCACAGGCCTGAAAGAAAAGTGTGTTTGGTTGACCGTAAATGATTTTAGTTTGTTTGATAACGTAGGTGTAGATATCATGCATGATATTCTGGAAGGTGTAGCTAAATATGTTATGTCTTTTCTCTTGATAAAATATATCCGTGACTTAAAGTATTTCTCATTACATGTTTTAAATTCTAGAATTAATCATTTTGATTATGGTCCTGATGCTGGAAGCAAACCCTGTCTTTTGACTATGGAACATATTTTGAAGGGCAATATTAGACTCTCGGCTTCCGAAATGTTAACTTTTCTTCGATATTTCGGTCTACTAATAGGAGATTTTGTTCCTTCTGATGACTGTTATTGGATAATATATATTACTTTGAGGAAAATACTAGATTTGATAATGTCTTATAAGATTGATAAAGGTACTTGTGACCTGTTAAAGGTTTTGATTTCTGAACTAAATGAACTTTATATATCATTATCTGGGGAAAAACTTAAACCTAAATTTCATTTTATGGTTCACTATCCATCAATGTTGTTAAAATTTGGACCACTAGTAAATTTTTGGAGCATGCGGTATGAGGCTAAACATAGGGTATCTAAAATTGCTGCACGTGCGTCTTTTAACCGTCGTAATATAACATTAACACTGGCCAATAAACATCAATTACAATTgaataatatgtttttaaaagGGACTTTAGATGCGCTTTTCTCTGTAGGTCCGTCTAAACAAATAACGGTACAAAAACGCAAAGAAGTAATACTTCAATTACATTTCAATGAGAATATTTCTCTCAGTTCTGTAAAGTGGGTGAAAGTTAAAGGCACACATTACACGCCCGGAGCAATTCTCGTTCAAAATGTAGGAGATCTAGGTGATTTTACATTTGCGAtgatcaaaaatatttttatttataacaatgatCGCATCATCTTTGAATGTGTACTTGTAACAACAattgattttgattttcacTTGCATTGCTTCGAAGTGGAAATTCCAGAAACTGAATCAAATATATTTGTGTTCCAGGATTCATTGTTATCTTATATTCCAAATCATATTAATTTAGCTTCAAATGGTAAAAGATATGTTACACAAAGAGGGCATttgtaa
- the LOC125233141 gene encoding uncharacterized protein LOC125233141 isoform X2, whose translation MQLQDHLESDINEKLLWLKNCCDPWETVEDYWTITAKTRLTRLQSNEYTIQQYFSEFKPLNQPGGIFLLLKDYAHLYPGNNQTLSGNWLLMRPKLIKLAKNRSDAFLKDMLADIDHEQREEVMDLAALMAIPFLMTTSNVGKSKNKTKPKRLWRPSKQEVLEGFIIHVKCAAHIEDTIARRAEKLREMELTLQPSIVIVGPSIKEISGRYIIVNNVRYEVTSIINAVDACFKIIFVLNAQYPAESNNVWQFIQTALYQIKTKYDKIYTTVNTLMTDLNIQQGE comes from the exons ATGCAACTGCAAGATCACTTGGAATCTGATATAAATGAAAAACTGTTATGGCTGAAAAACTGTTGCGATCCCTGGGAAACTGTCGAAGACTACTGGACCATCACTGCCAAAACACGTTTGACCCGTTTACAGTCTAATGAATATACGATCCAACAATATTTTTCGGAGTTTAAACCACTTAACCAGCCAGGAGGTATATTCTTG CTTTTAAAAGATTACGCACATCTGTACCCTGGTAATAACCAAACACTATCAGGAAATTGGCTTTTAATGAGACCAAAATTAATCAAGTTAGCCAAAAACCGCTCTGACGCGTTTTTGAAAGACATGTTAGCAGATATTGATCATG AACAGCGTGAAGAAGTCATGGACCTGGCAGCATTGATGGCGATCCCGTTTCTGATGACTACTTCGAACGTAGGCAAGAGTAAGAATAAAACCAAGCCAAAACGTCTTTGGCGGCCGTCTAAGCAGGAGGTGTTGGAGGGATTTATCATCCATGTGAAATGTGCGGCGCACATAGAAGACACCATCGCACGTAGAGCGGAAAAACTGCGCGAAATGGAATTAACGTTACAGCCGTCTATAGTAATTGTAGGACCTTCTATCAAGGAAATATCAGGCAGGTACATAATTGTAAATAATGTTCGTTACGAAGTGACATCGATCATAAATGCAGTTGATGcgtgttttaaaataatatttgttcttAACGCACAATATCCTGCGGAGTCTAATAACGTTTGGCAATTTATCCAAACCGCACTTTaccaaataaaaacaaaatatgacaaaatttACACGACAGTGAACACACTTATGACAGATTTAAATATTCAACAAGGAGAGTGA